The Aphis gossypii isolate Hap1 chromosome 3, ASM2018417v2, whole genome shotgun sequence genome includes a region encoding these proteins:
- the LOC126551401 gene encoding uncharacterized protein LOC126551401 codes for MPNLTVAALTTDGDTAAILQEPTAVTVQPVSLEPIVFDPTPIKLENNAGLRNHELSNINTSENEILSSSPAVPTTDEPTSMTPENGNEIDTAAILQEPTAVNVQSVSIEPIAIGPTPIKLENNAGLRNQELPTAEVSSDQSATVSYRDGSGEPDLKSRDLGGLQKKLWHSMPNIALHYTDKTSYDTKIECTAPMKVSHDSSTRSSMTVTEPEVTQVKLKRCSLWKRAKKFARRVFCCAA; via the exons ATGCCTAATCTAACGGTAGCGGCTTTAACAACTGATGGTGACACGGCCGCGATCCTGCAGGAACCGACCGCCGTTACTGTACAGCCGGTTTCCCTTGAACCCATTGTATTTGACCCGACACCGATTAAATTGGAAAACAACGCCGGTTTACGAAATCACGaactttcaaatattaatacatccgAAAACGAGATTTTGTCTTCATCTCCTGCGGTCCCGACAACCGATGAACCAACATCAATGACACCGGAAAATG GTAACGAGATCGACACGGCCGCAATCCTGCAGGAACCGACCGCCGTTAATGTACAGTCGGTTTCCATTGAACCCATTGCAATTGGCCCGACACCGATTAAATTGGAAAACAACGCCGGACTACGAAATCAAGAACTCCCGACCGCGGAAGTCTCCTCTGATCAGTCTGCAACAGTATCATACCGTGATGGATCGGGAGAACCGGACTTAAAGAGCCGAGATCTCGGCGGTCTTCAGAAAAAATTGTGGCATTCAATGCCGAATATAGCACTGCATTACACAGATAAGACGTCTTACGACACCAAAATCGAGTGTACTGCTCCGATGAAAGTTTCACACGACTCGTCAACTCGTAGCAGTATGACTGTGACAGAACCAGAGGTAACCCAGGTTAAACTTAAACGATGCTCGTTGTGGAAGCGGGCGAAGAAATTCGCCCGTCGCGTATTTTGTTGCGCTGCATGA